One Gloeothece verrucosa PCC 7822 DNA window includes the following coding sequences:
- the scyB gene encoding tryptophan dehydrogenase ScyB produces MKLFETVSEMGHEQVLFCHDKARNLKAIIAIHNTNLGSAMGATRLWPYLSEADALRDVLRLSRGMTYKAACANIPMGGGKAVIIANPQDKNDELLRAYGRFVNSLNGRFITGQDVNLSPEDVRQIYKETQYVVGRSEKSGGPAPMTAMGVLLGIKAAVEFRMQQTNLEGLTVAVQGLGNVGQNLCKHLHEHKVKLFVSDIDAKKAEKMQQLYGATVVESKEIYNLDVDIFSPCALGAIINSSTIPLLKAKIIAGAANNQLENEVLHSRLLEDKGILYCPDYVINAGGLINVYHEMIGYEEEKAFTHLNSIYNTLLQIFSLAKSQEITPYEAAQKIAENRIMNAQPLGVK; encoded by the coding sequence GTGAAACTCTTTGAAACAGTAAGCGAAATGGGCCATGAGCAAGTGCTTTTTTGCCATGACAAAGCGCGAAACTTAAAAGCAATTATTGCCATTCACAATACGAATTTAGGGTCAGCGATGGGAGCAACCCGCCTTTGGCCCTACCTATCAGAAGCCGATGCTTTAAGGGATGTTTTACGTCTCAGTCGTGGCATGACTTATAAAGCCGCTTGTGCTAATATTCCTATGGGCGGTGGCAAGGCTGTAATTATTGCTAATCCTCAAGACAAAAATGATGAGCTTTTAAGAGCTTATGGACGTTTTGTTAATAGTTTAAACGGGCGGTTTATTACCGGACAAGATGTCAATCTTTCTCCCGAAGATGTGCGGCAAATTTATAAAGAGACTCAATATGTCGTCGGCCGCTCTGAAAAATCCGGCGGTCCGGCTCCCATGACAGCAATGGGTGTTTTATTGGGAATCAAAGCCGCAGTAGAGTTTAGGATGCAGCAAACCAACCTTGAAGGATTAACAGTCGCTGTTCAAGGACTGGGAAATGTGGGTCAAAATCTTTGTAAGCACCTGCACGAGCATAAAGTCAAGCTTTTTGTTAGTGATATTGATGCTAAAAAAGCTGAAAAAATGCAACAGCTTTATGGGGCTACTGTGGTAGAATCAAAAGAAATTTATAATCTCGATGTAGATATTTTCTCACCTTGTGCTTTAGGGGCGATTATTAATAGTTCAACTATTCCCTTACTCAAAGCAAAAATTATCGCGGGTGCGGCAAATAATCAACTAGAAAATGAAGTGCTTCATAGTAGATTACTGGAAGATAAAGGCATTCTTTATTGTCCAGATTACGTCATTAATGCTGGAGGGTTAATTAATGTTTATCATGAGATGATAGGCTACGAAGAAGAAAAAGCCTTCACTCACTTAAACAGTATTTATAATACTCTTCTACAAATTTTTTCCCTAGCCAAATCTCAAGAAATCACCCCTTATGAAGCCGCGCAAAAAATTGCGGAAAATAGAATCATGAACGCTCAACCTTTAGGTGTAAAATAG
- the scyC gene encoding scytonemin biosynthesis cyclase/decarboxylase ScyC (ScyC, an enzyme in the biosynthesis pathway for the cyanobacterial natural sunscreen scytonemin, performs a cyclization and decarboxylation on the compound ScyA produces.), which yields MEQNTFATSAYIDNSPETVHDYLCSLENLNDWTLYSRMLEQVDDNTWLGTASGYQHNLYYHVKKIEHPTIKGIEWHCGIEYQKYFQVYPVFLFTPQYIDPNSDESGVYFHWLSFVDPKRRTPMIMEGIETVHTSECRSLKAILERKAGHTSAAVGRYKIDTNTMFVDAPIELGFEYLRDLRNMDDWAHLLRSTGKLNPEGGEFLDEYAQKVTVTLRTHALNKYYLIEQNYFYPEHNFIQRCAVVIIPCSYAFGDPSAQGFILHQITFWPVDHPLKHGKLQLQDFGAESMNIKRLLEAQAGNTQSFAQGMSYRPSNKNTTAALV from the coding sequence ATGGAACAAAATACATTTGCCACATCTGCCTACATTGATAATTCGCCCGAAACGGTTCATGACTACCTTTGTAGTTTAGAAAACCTAAATGATTGGACGCTATACAGCCGTATGCTAGAACAAGTCGATGACAATACTTGGTTAGGAACAGCATCAGGCTATCAGCACAATCTTTACTATCACGTAAAAAAAATCGAGCATCCAACCATTAAAGGGATTGAATGGCATTGTGGCATAGAATATCAAAAATATTTTCAAGTTTATCCAGTTTTTCTATTTACACCTCAATATATAGACCCCAATTCAGATGAAAGCGGCGTTTATTTTCACTGGCTAAGTTTTGTCGATCCTAAACGGCGAACACCAATGATCATGGAGGGAATTGAAACCGTACATACTTCTGAATGTCGCTCACTCAAAGCAATTTTAGAAAGAAAAGCCGGTCATACCTCTGCTGCTGTTGGGCGTTATAAAATTGACACCAATACAATGTTTGTCGATGCACCCATTGAATTAGGATTTGAATACCTAAGAGACTTACGTAATATGGATGACTGGGCGCATTTATTGCGTTCAACAGGGAAACTTAACCCTGAAGGAGGCGAATTTTTAGACGAATACGCTCAGAAAGTAACCGTCACCTTGCGAACCCATGCACTCAATAAATATTACTTAATCGAGCAAAATTATTTTTATCCCGAACATAACTTTATCCAGCGTTGTGCAGTCGTAATTATTCCCTGCTCTTATGCGTTCGGTGATCCTTCTGCACAAGGATTTATACTACACCAGATTACCTTCTGGCCTGTAGATCATCCCTTAAAACACGGCAAACTGCAACTACAAGACTTTGGCGCTGAAAGTATGAACATAAAACGATTACTCGAAGCGCAAGCCGGCAACACCCAAAGTTTTGCCCAAGGAATGAGCTATCGCCCCAGCAATAAAAACACTACTGCGGCTTTAGTATAA
- a CDS encoding ScyD/ScyE family protein: MKLKSLKYTISLVTFGFSLVTGAAAQAASISVIATGLDNPRNLAFAPDGSIYVTESGKGGDGADGRCIPSPSAQYIPLCAGHTGKLSRITLDGQKQTLISNLPSLALTPSGEQAAGPADIKFDSLGNAYLLFGYAGDPKLRNTTLKEPTLGQLYKYDTNTKALSSIFDFAQYEIDHNPDGTDLITNPYALGIKDDLAYVVDGGGNTIYSIGLDGSGLKGKGVAAFPLQPLPSDAEFPPLPPGEGAPPFQPTLQSVPTGIAFAPDGSLTVSEYSAFPYPEGDARIFKVDPTTLQTQVLYNGFTQLTGVTYDDKGNLYALQHINQSEWKAIEQGGNIIGDISGSIIKIAPDGTRKTVLSGHGLAAASGLTFGPDGRLYTSNFSRLAGQGQILAIDPTAVPEPSTILGVVLFGVGARFFRHSLNKKQESDKD; the protein is encoded by the coding sequence ATGAAACTGAAATCACTAAAATACACAATTTCCCTAGTTACTTTTGGTTTTTCTCTAGTAACCGGTGCTGCCGCACAAGCTGCCTCCATCTCAGTCATTGCCACCGGTTTAGATAACCCGCGCAATCTTGCCTTTGCTCCCGACGGCAGTATTTATGTCACAGAGAGTGGCAAAGGAGGCGACGGTGCAGACGGAAGATGTATTCCTTCTCCGAGTGCCCAATATATTCCTCTGTGTGCGGGTCATACCGGCAAATTAAGCCGCATTACGCTAGATGGTCAAAAACAAACCCTAATTTCCAATCTTCCCTCTTTAGCCCTAACCCCCTCTGGAGAACAAGCGGCTGGGCCAGCAGATATTAAATTTGATAGTCTGGGTAATGCTTACTTATTATTTGGCTATGCTGGCGACCCGAAGCTACGGAATACGACGTTAAAAGAGCCTACTTTGGGACAACTCTACAAATACGACACAAACACCAAGGCTTTAAGCAGTATTTTTGACTTTGCCCAGTATGAAATCGATCATAATCCTGATGGAACTGATCTAATTACTAACCCTTACGCATTGGGTATTAAAGACGATTTGGCTTATGTTGTTGATGGAGGGGGAAATACAATCTATTCTATCGGACTCGACGGAAGCGGACTTAAAGGTAAAGGGGTAGCTGCCTTCCCGCTCCAACCTCTACCGAGTGATGCGGAGTTTCCTCCCTTGCCACCCGGTGAAGGCGCGCCGCCTTTTCAGCCAACCTTACAATCAGTTCCCACCGGTATCGCTTTCGCGCCTGATGGCAGTTTAACGGTGTCAGAATACTCAGCTTTCCCTTATCCTGAAGGGGATGCCCGTATTTTTAAAGTGGACCCCACTACCTTACAAACGCAAGTCCTTTATAATGGCTTTACTCAACTGACGGGTGTCACCTACGACGACAAAGGCAATTTATATGCTCTGCAACATATCAATCAGTCAGAATGGAAAGCCATTGAGCAAGGCGGTAATATCATTGGTGATATCAGTGGTTCGATCATTAAAATTGCCCCTGATGGAACTCGCAAAACGGTGCTTAGTGGTCATGGGTTAGCTGCCGCATCGGGGCTAACTTTTGGACCTGATGGTCGCTTATATACCTCAAACTTTTCTCGACTGGCAGGACAGGGACAAATACTGGCTATTGATCCTACAGCCGTACCGGAACCTAGCACCATATTGGGTGTAGTGCTATTCGGCGTAGGGGCAAGATTTTTCCGCCATAGTCTCAATAAAAAGCAGGAATCTGACAAGGATTAA
- the scyF gene encoding scytonemin biosynthesis PEP-CTERM protein ScyF (ScyF is a conserved protein in biosynthesis systems for the scytonemin, a Trp-derived cyanobacterial natural sunscreen, although it is not absolutely required.), with translation MKLVKHISLAVASSGLMLCFTAGNAKALTLTFDRQIGEPGFAPGQLFVPQGIGVQDSTGDIFISNGRGLNPDGSFNPNVGNRVDVFNAQGNYLRSVGSGRQGHGEGLDEPADLKFDPLTGNLYVGDVFNSEIDVYNPNTGAFITSFGSFGGPVDGRLFFGPGGMSFNKNGILYVTDFSEDVIKVYGRDGELINTIGSSGSGLGQFLGPAGITISPNTGNIYVNDQYNNRVQVLNAEGDTLFAFGTRGDGPGQFKEPIGIEVDENENIYVADSQNSRVQVFDQNGNFLTSFGQAAAAPPPALGEPPFGNPLDLTPGTFNWTAGLHYDNHKLYVGDFFQGRVQVLNVNTTAVPEPNTLLGVVLFGVGTRFFRRALKKR, from the coding sequence ATGAAATTAGTCAAACATATATCTTTAGCCGTCGCCAGTAGCGGATTGATGCTATGCTTCACAGCAGGCAACGCTAAGGCCTTAACCTTAACCTTTGATCGTCAAATTGGCGAACCCGGTTTTGCTCCGGGACAGTTATTTGTTCCCCAAGGGATAGGAGTACAAGACTCAACGGGTGATATTTTTATCAGTAATGGTCGAGGACTGAATCCGGACGGTTCTTTTAACCCGAATGTGGGTAACCGGGTCGATGTATTCAATGCTCAGGGTAACTATCTTCGGTCAGTGGGAAGTGGGAGACAGGGACACGGAGAAGGGCTTGATGAACCCGCCGACCTCAAATTTGATCCCCTGACCGGTAACCTATACGTCGGCGATGTTTTTAACAGTGAAATAGATGTTTATAATCCCAATACAGGGGCATTTATTACCTCTTTTGGTTCATTTGGGGGCCCGGTAGATGGAAGGCTTTTCTTTGGTCCAGGAGGAATGTCATTTAATAAAAATGGTATTTTGTATGTGACTGATTTTAGCGAGGACGTGATTAAAGTCTATGGTAGAGACGGTGAGTTAATTAACACCATTGGTTCTAGTGGTAGCGGACTTGGTCAATTTCTCGGTCCTGCGGGCATCACTATCTCTCCCAACACTGGGAATATTTATGTCAATGACCAATACAATAATCGAGTTCAAGTTCTCAATGCTGAAGGTGATACCTTGTTTGCTTTTGGTACTCGCGGTGACGGACCTGGACAATTTAAGGAACCCATTGGCATCGAAGTAGACGAGAATGAGAATATTTATGTAGCAGATTCTCAGAATAGTCGGGTTCAAGTTTTTGATCAAAACGGGAATTTCCTGACTAGCTTTGGTCAAGCGGCGGCGGCACCTCCACCGGCTTTAGGAGAACCTCCTTTTGGCAACCCCTTAGACCTCACACCAGGTACTTTTAACTGGACTGCCGGATTACACTACGATAATCACAAGCTTTATGTGGGTGATTTCTTCCAAGGTCGGGTTCAGGTATTGAACGTTAACACTACTGCCGTTCCGGAACCGAACACCCTATTAGGTGTCGTGCTATTTGGAGTAGGAACAAGATTCTTTCGTAGAGCGCTTAAGAAAAGGTAA
- a CDS encoding EboA family metabolite traffic protein: protein MNSNRINVIKLLNKWLSRQVDTKALTWLEEKRQQIAQGSSAKVFFLAFSAVPRHTGKEDLKLTLDDWQTIEVMRSGWCPYNWSIDQAARTLLALSVPEDNAQEYVQTLEKVFTAADVSELVALYQALPLLPYPEQYRLRAAEGIRSNMTAVFNAVALCNPYPAEYFDDIAWNQMVLKALFIGSPLNLIQGLEKRSNPQLSQMLIDYAKERWAANRSVPSEIWAVIKPYGNASIIAELERMLAYSDSQ from the coding sequence ATGAATTCTAATCGAATTAATGTAATCAAGTTACTTAATAAATGGCTTTCACGACAGGTTGACACAAAGGCTTTAACCTGGCTAGAAGAAAAGCGGCAACAAATTGCTCAAGGATCTTCAGCGAAAGTATTTTTTCTGGCTTTTAGCGCAGTGCCTCGCCATACCGGCAAAGAAGATTTAAAATTAACCCTTGATGATTGGCAAACCATTGAGGTGATGCGTTCGGGTTGGTGTCCCTACAATTGGAGCATCGATCAAGCCGCTCGCACACTCCTAGCTTTATCAGTTCCGGAGGATAACGCCCAAGAGTATGTACAAACGTTAGAAAAAGTATTTACGGCGGCTGATGTGAGTGAATTAGTTGCTCTTTATCAAGCTTTACCCTTGTTACCTTATCCTGAACAGTATCGCCTGCGTGCGGCTGAGGGAATTCGTAGCAACATGACGGCCGTTTTCAATGCGGTTGCTTTATGTAATCCTTATCCTGCCGAATATTTTGATGATATTGCCTGGAATCAGATGGTATTAAAAGCTTTATTTATCGGGAGTCCACTGAATTTAATTCAAGGACTTGAGAAAAGATCTAACCCCCAACTATCTCAAATGTTAATTGATTATGCCAAAGAAAGATGGGCGGCTAATCGTTCAGTGCCTTCTGAAATTTGGGCAGTGATCAAACCTTATGGTAACGCTTCCATTATTGCAGAATTAGAGCGAATGTTAGCTTATTCGGATAGCCAGTAA
- a CDS encoding TatD family hydrolase has translation MNYIDPHIHMSSRTTDDYQAMRDAGIVAVIEPAFWLGQPRTSVASFQDYFSSLVGWERFRAGQFGIRHYCTIGLNSKEANNEPLAEAVMELLPLYLGKEGVVAIGEIGYDDMTPAEDKYFRLQLELAKELDMLVLIHTPHRNKKAGTSYSMDVCLEHGLKPSQVIVDHNNEETVQEVLDRGFWAAFTIYPHTKMGNARMVEIVRQYGCERIIVDSSADWGISDPLAVPKTAQLMKERGIPEAHIRAVCYENALAAYSQSGQMNEQDWLNPQPVDQRQLFSGNSVLRGQKPLIETSARDYVLIE, from the coding sequence ATGAACTATATCGATCCTCATATTCACATGAGTTCTCGTACTACTGATGATTATCAAGCCATGCGAGATGCGGGAATTGTAGCAGTTATTGAACCCGCTTTTTGGTTAGGACAACCCCGTACAAGCGTAGCGAGTTTTCAAGATTATTTTAGCAGTCTGGTAGGGTGGGAACGTTTTCGAGCCGGGCAATTTGGGATTCGTCACTATTGCACCATTGGGCTAAACTCAAAAGAAGCCAATAACGAACCCCTCGCCGAAGCCGTTATGGAACTGTTACCGCTATATCTCGGCAAAGAAGGCGTAGTGGCTATTGGTGAAATTGGCTATGATGATATGACCCCGGCAGAAGACAAATATTTCCGTCTTCAGTTGGAATTGGCAAAAGAACTGGATATGCTGGTGTTAATTCATACGCCTCACCGCAATAAAAAAGCCGGCACCAGCTACAGTATGGATGTATGTCTAGAACATGGTTTAAAACCCTCTCAAGTGATTGTAGACCACAACAACGAAGAAACCGTGCAAGAAGTGCTAGACCGGGGCTTTTGGGCGGCGTTTACCATTTATCCTCATACCAAGATGGGCAATGCTCGAATGGTAGAAATTGTTCGTCAATATGGATGTGAGCGCATTATTGTCGATAGTAGTGCAGATTGGGGCATCAGCGATCCTCTAGCCGTACCGAAAACCGCTCAGTTAATGAAAGAAAGAGGCATTCCCGAGGCACATATTAGAGCCGTATGTTATGAAAATGCCCTAGCCGCCTATAGCCAAAGTGGTCAAATGAACGAGCAAGACTGGCTAAATCCTCAACCGGTGGATCAGCGACAGTTATTTAGTGGTAATTCGGTTTTACGGGGACAGAAGCCGCTAATAGAAACCTCAGCCCGTGATTATGTTTTAATTGAATAG
- the eboC gene encoding UbiA-like protein EboC (EboC, a homolog the polyprenyltransferase UbiA, belongs to system of proteins involved in the trafficking of precursor metabolites to an extracytoplasmic compartment so that the biosynthesis of certain natural products, such as scytonemin, can be completed.), whose translation MQLQGIKTFSIQHRIFAYLQLMRPANIITAWADILAGFTVTGTLTHSNFSSLGLLLLATTGLYGGGIVFNDVFDADLDAQERPERPIPSGRANRLGAIYLGTALLILGIGAAAQVSLSSFLLATGIALAALLYDAWGKHRLLISPLNMGLCRGGNLLLGVSIVPELLVEQWYIALIPVIYIAAITAMSRGEVHGGKHSTGILALLMLSVVLGSLWWLGAKNILNTLPFWLLFAIRVVPAWIKAALTPQPELIGKAVKAGVISLILLDATLAASFGAIINSLLILSLLPLSLLLARRFAVT comes from the coding sequence ATGCAGCTTCAAGGGATCAAAACTTTTTCCATTCAACATCGGATTTTTGCTTATCTGCAACTGATGCGTCCGGCTAATATTATTACCGCTTGGGCAGACATTTTAGCCGGCTTTACAGTGACGGGAACCTTAACTCACTCAAATTTTTCCTCACTAGGTCTTTTATTACTAGCTACAACCGGGCTTTATGGAGGAGGGATCGTTTTTAACGATGTTTTTGATGCAGATTTAGATGCCCAAGAAAGACCGGAGCGCCCTATTCCTAGCGGACGTGCGAATCGTTTGGGAGCCATTTATTTAGGAACTGCATTATTAATCCTAGGAATTGGGGCGGCGGCACAAGTTTCTCTATCTAGTTTCTTATTAGCCACTGGAATTGCTTTAGCGGCTCTACTGTACGATGCTTGGGGTAAACATCGCCTCCTCATCAGTCCTCTGAATATGGGATTATGTCGAGGCGGTAATTTACTCTTAGGAGTCAGTATCGTACCCGAGTTATTAGTTGAACAGTGGTATATCGCCCTTATTCCCGTAATCTATATAGCCGCCATCACCGCCATGTCTAGGGGAGAAGTGCATGGAGGTAAACATAGCACCGGCATCTTAGCCTTATTGATGTTAAGCGTCGTGCTAGGGAGCTTATGGTGGCTTGGAGCTAAAAACATCCTTAATACCTTACCCTTTTGGCTATTATTCGCCATTCGAGTAGTACCCGCTTGGATTAAAGCCGCTCTGACACCGCAACCGGAATTAATTGGTAAAGCTGTAAAAGCCGGCGTAATCTCTCTAATTCTCTTAGATGCAACCCTAGCCGCCAGTTTCGGAGCCATCATCAACAGCTTACTCATACTAAGCTTACTCCCTCTGTCTCTTCTATTAGCACGACGATTTGCCGTCACCTAA
- a CDS encoding 3-dehydroquinate synthase, translating to MTISLSKKPLLTLQPIHQSVPVTFHYDVHFTKGLFELDNPLLAQIIAADNQSRIKRVMVIIDSGVLKHHRNLIEKLETYSQRYEELFTLAAQPVIVIGGEAAKNSPKLIDNLQAYINGARLCRHSYILAIGGGAVLDLVGYAAATAHRGIRLIRIPTTVLAQNDSGIGVKNGINAFGKKNFLGTFAAPYAVLNDANFLTTLDERDWRGGVAEAIKVALIKDANFFEFISSYSQAIAHRDMDIMQQVIYRCAQLHLEHIANSGDPFEKGSSRPLDFGHWAAHRLEHLTDYRLRHGEAVAIGMALDCTYSYLSGLLLKDDWMQILSTLVAIGFDLYVPELALDKDLFLGLTEFQEHLGGELTITLLQGVGLGVEVHEVELDLYRQAIGLLQSFRSSGFAQRR from the coding sequence ATGACCATCAGTCTATCCAAAAAACCTCTATTAACTCTCCAACCGATACATCAGAGTGTCCCTGTTACCTTCCACTATGATGTTCACTTTACTAAAGGATTATTTGAATTAGACAATCCCTTATTAGCACAAATCATAGCAGCCGATAACCAATCGAGAATCAAACGAGTGATGGTTATCATCGATTCAGGAGTCTTAAAACATCATCGAAACTTAATAGAAAAACTCGAAACCTATAGCCAACGCTATGAAGAATTATTTACCCTAGCGGCTCAACCCGTCATCGTCATAGGGGGAGAAGCCGCCAAAAACTCACCCAAATTAATAGATAATTTACAGGCTTATATTAATGGAGCCAGATTATGCCGCCATTCTTATATTTTAGCCATTGGTGGCGGAGCGGTGCTGGATCTGGTGGGATATGCTGCGGCTACGGCTCACCGAGGTATTCGTTTAATTAGAATTCCCACCACTGTTTTAGCTCAAAATGATTCGGGTATTGGGGTTAAAAACGGCATTAACGCCTTTGGAAAAAAGAATTTTCTGGGCACTTTTGCGGCTCCTTATGCGGTGTTAAATGATGCTAATTTTTTGACCACTCTTGATGAGCGAGACTGGCGAGGAGGGGTTGCAGAAGCGATTAAGGTGGCTCTCATTAAAGATGCTAATTTTTTTGAGTTTATTAGTAGTTATAGCCAAGCAATTGCTCATCGAGATATGGATATTATGCAACAGGTAATTTATCGTTGTGCCCAGTTGCATCTAGAACATATTGCTAATAGTGGTGATCCTTTTGAAAAGGGTTCTTCTCGTCCTTTGGATTTTGGTCATTGGGCTGCCCATCGCTTGGAACATTTAACGGATTATCGTCTCCGTCATGGTGAAGCGGTGGCTATTGGGATGGCTCTTGATTGTACTTATTCTTATTTGTCTGGGTTGCTTTTGAAAGATGATTGGATGCAGATTTTAAGCACTTTGGTGGCTATTGGTTTTGATTTGTATGTACCTGAGTTGGCTTTAGATAAGGATTTGTTTTTAGGGTTAACTGAGTTTCAAGAACATTTGGGAGGAGAGTTAACGATTACTCTGTTACAAGGTGTTGGGTTAGGCGTTGAAGTTCATGAGGTTGAGCTTGATTTGTATCGACAAGCCATTGGTTTGTTACAGAGTTTCCGCTCTTCTGGTTTCGCGCAGAGACGCTAA
- the eboE gene encoding metabolite traffic protein EboE — MKVGKNKNFHLTYCTNIHPGESWRQVDLNLREYIPTLKARLSPDACFGIGLRLADVAARELLEGDNLKQFQCWLSQEDLYVFTLNGFPFGGFHHQVVKDQVYSPDWSKRSRLTYTLRLINILASLLPEGIEGSISTLPLSYKPWWRNYKAAWDSLFKESSLNLALLVAEMADIYNKTGKLIHLNLEPEPDGLLENTAEIINFFEDWLLPIGTDYLSFRQGCSRLAAESMLRKHIRLCYDTCHFAVEYEEPLSVFQRCQAAGINIGKIQLSAAIRATLGEENRVKVKERLQPFAESTYLHQVIEQWADGSLHHYPDLAMAMRYLEQSAAKEWRIHFHVPIFIGNYNILESTQDDLIQVLMLLQNNPVCEHLEIETYTWDVLPTEMKLDLLTSIEREYQWVNSIIEKGEIRNCSLLTD, encoded by the coding sequence ATGAAGGTTGGAAAAAATAAGAATTTTCATTTAACTTATTGTACGAATATTCATCCGGGGGAATCTTGGCGGCAAGTTGATTTAAATTTAAGAGAGTATATTCCGACTCTAAAAGCGAGGTTGTCTCCTGATGCTTGTTTTGGTATTGGGTTAAGGTTGGCTGATGTTGCTGCGCGGGAATTGTTGGAGGGGGATAATTTAAAACAGTTTCAGTGTTGGTTAAGCCAAGAGGATTTATATGTGTTTACTTTGAATGGTTTTCCTTTTGGCGGCTTTCATCATCAAGTGGTTAAAGATCAAGTTTATAGCCCAGATTGGTCAAAGCGTTCCCGTCTGACTTATACGTTACGTTTAATTAATATTCTCGCGTCTCTTTTACCGGAGGGGATAGAGGGCAGTATTTCCACTTTGCCGCTATCTTATAAGCCTTGGTGGAGAAATTATAAAGCGGCTTGGGATTCACTTTTTAAAGAAAGTAGTCTTAATTTGGCTTTACTTGTGGCTGAAATGGCAGATATTTATAATAAAACCGGTAAGTTGATTCATTTAAATTTGGAACCTGAACCCGATGGTTTGTTAGAAAATACGGCAGAAATTATTAATTTTTTTGAAGATTGGTTATTACCGATTGGGACGGATTATTTATCGTTTCGTCAGGGGTGTTCTCGCTTGGCGGCTGAATCTATGCTGCGGAAACATATACGTTTGTGTTATGATACTTGTCATTTTGCGGTAGAATATGAGGAGCCACTATCGGTTTTTCAGCGTTGTCAAGCGGCGGGGATTAATATTGGTAAGATTCAATTAAGTGCTGCGATTCGTGCCACTTTAGGGGAAGAAAATCGAGTTAAGGTAAAGGAAAGATTACAACCTTTTGCTGAATCAACTTATTTACATCAAGTGATTGAACAATGGGCTGATGGGAGTTTACATCATTATCCGGATTTAGCAATGGCAATGCGATATTTAGAACAGTCGGCGGCTAAAGAGTGGCGGATTCATTTTCATGTGCCTATTTTTATTGGCAATTATAATATTTTAGAGTCTACTCAAGATGACCTTATTCAGGTTTTAATGTTATTACAAAATAATCCGGTTTGTGAGCATCTTGAAATTGAGACTTATACTTGGGATGTATTGCCCACTGAGATGAAATTGGATTTGTTGACTTCTATTGAACGGGAATATCAGTGGGTAAATTCAATTATAGAAAAAGGTGAAATTCGGAATTGTAGTTTACTCACCGATTAA